One Fusobacterium ulcerans DNA segment encodes these proteins:
- the purE gene encoding 5-(carboxyamino)imidazole ribonucleotide mutase: MKVAIIFGSKSDTDKMKGAANCLKEFGIEYSAHVLSAHRVPEKLEETLEKLEKDGYEVIIAGAGLAAHLPGVIASKTVLPGIGVPIEAAFNGMDALLSIVQMPKSIPVATVGVNNSYNAGMLAVQMLSLKCPELKEKLVKFRKDMKAKFIADNETGVEL; this comes from the coding sequence ATGAAAGTTGCCATAATATTTGGTAGTAAATCAGATACAGATAAAATGAAGGGAGCAGCTAACTGCTTAAAAGAGTTTGGAATTGAGTACTCAGCTCACGTTCTTTCTGCTCACAGAGTGCCAGAAAAATTAGAAGAGACATTAGAAAAATTAGAAAAAGATGGATATGAAGTAATAATAGCAGGAGCTGGGCTGGCTGCCCACCTTCCTGGTGTTATAGCATCTAAAACTGTACTTCCTGGAATAGGGGTGCCAATCGAGGCAGCTTTTAACGGTATGGATGCACTTCTTTCAATAGTGCAGATGCCTAAATCTATTCCAGTAGCAACTGTAGGAGTAAATAATTCATACAATGCTGGAATGCTTGCTGTACAAATGCTTTCTTTAAAATGTCCTGAATTAAAAGAGAAACTTGTAAAATTCAGAAAAGACATGAAAGCAAAATTTATAGCTGATAATGAAACTGGGGTAGAGCTATAA
- the purC gene encoding phosphoribosylaminoimidazolesuccinocarboxamide synthase, giving the protein MSAQKKEFIYEGKAKQVYSTDDENLVVIHYKDDATAGNGAKKGTIENKGIMNNKITAMLFEMLEKNGIKTHLVEVLNDRDQLCQKVKIFPLEVIVRNVIAGSMAKRVGVEEGTKPVNTIFEICYKNDAYGDPLINDHHAVALGLATYEELAEIYRITGEINNLLKTSFDKIGITLVDFKIEFGKNSKGEILLADEITPDTCRLWDKETGMKLDKDRFRRDLGGIEEAYIEVLKRLGAE; this is encoded by the coding sequence ATGTCTGCACAAAAAAAAGAATTTATCTATGAAGGAAAAGCTAAACAAGTATATTCAACTGATGACGAGAATCTAGTTGTTATCCATTACAAAGATGATGCAACAGCAGGTAACGGAGCTAAAAAAGGAACTATCGAAAACAAAGGAATAATGAATAACAAAATAACTGCTATGTTGTTTGAAATGCTTGAAAAAAATGGAATAAAAACTCACTTGGTAGAAGTACTTAATGACAGAGATCAACTTTGTCAAAAAGTAAAAATATTCCCATTAGAAGTAATAGTAAGAAACGTTATAGCTGGATCAATGGCTAAAAGAGTAGGAGTAGAAGAGGGAACTAAACCTGTAAATACTATATTTGAAATCTGCTATAAAAATGATGCTTATGGAGATCCATTAATCAACGATCACCATGCAGTTGCATTAGGACTTGCTACTTATGAAGAATTAGCTGAAATCTACAGAATAACTGGAGAGATCAACAACTTACTAAAAACTTCTTTTGATAAAATCGGAATTACTTTAGTTGACTTCAAAATAGAATTTGGTAAAAATAGTAAAGGAGAAATCCTTCTTGCAGATGAAATCACTCCAGATACTTGCAGATTATGGGATAAAGAAACTGGTATGAAATTGGATAAAGATAGATTCAGAAGAGATTTAGGCGGAATCGAAGAAGCGTATATTGAAGTTTTAAAAAGATTGGGGGCTGAATAA
- the purF gene encoding amidophosphoribosyltransferase, whose product MNCTEMMLAKDKMEEECGVFGVYSKTQKEVSQLTYYALYALQHRGQESAGITVSNNGELVTYKGMGLTADVFTQETLNNLQGNAAIGHVRYSTTGESKIENAQPLESRFKLGQIAVAHNGNLTNTRVIRELLEDGGATFTSTTDSEVIIKMVARKAVNGFEEAIRSTVGAIKGAYALVILADNKLIGVRDPYGIRPLCLGMNEEGDYFLASESCAIDSIGGHLIRDVEAGEMVIIDETGVKSIRYAENNKVAPCSFEHIYFARPDSIIDGINVYEARVRAGRLLAKQMKIEADIVIGVPDSGIPAAIGYAEESGIPYAMGLIKNKYIGRTFIKPTQALREQAVMVKLNPLRVQLEGKRVVIIDDSLVRGTTSKILIDLIRRAGAKEVHFRSASPAVKYSCFYGIDTAHRDELIAARMTVDEIRKEINADTLDYLSMDNMIKSLDCKDYCVGCFNGVYPMCTPTEE is encoded by the coding sequence ATGAACTGCACAGAAATGATGTTAGCAAAGGACAAAATGGAAGAGGAATGTGGAGTTTTCGGAGTATATAGTAAAACTCAAAAAGAAGTTTCACAATTAACTTACTATGCCCTATATGCTCTTCAACACAGAGGACAGGAAAGTGCAGGAATAACTGTCTCAAATAATGGAGAATTAGTAACATATAAGGGGATGGGACTTACAGCTGATGTATTTACTCAAGAAACTTTGAATAATCTTCAAGGGAACGCAGCAATAGGACATGTAAGATATTCTACTACTGGTGAAAGCAAAATAGAAAATGCACAGCCTTTAGAAAGTAGATTTAAACTTGGTCAGATAGCAGTTGCTCACAATGGAAATCTGACAAATACAAGAGTAATAAGAGAATTATTAGAAGATGGTGGAGCTACATTCACTTCAACTACTGACTCAGAAGTAATAATCAAAATGGTAGCAAGAAAAGCTGTAAATGGTTTTGAAGAAGCTATCAGAAGTACAGTTGGAGCGATAAAAGGAGCTTATGCTCTAGTAATACTAGCAGACAACAAACTTATAGGAGTAAGAGATCCATATGGAATCAGACCTCTATGCCTTGGAATGAATGAAGAGGGAGATTACTTCCTTGCTTCTGAATCATGTGCTATAGATTCTATAGGTGGACATTTAATAAGAGATGTAGAAGCTGGAGAAATGGTAATCATAGATGAAACAGGAGTTAAATCAATCAGATATGCTGAAAATAATAAAGTAGCACCTTGTTCATTTGAGCACATTTACTTTGCTAGACCTGACAGTATCATAGATGGGATAAATGTATATGAAGCTAGAGTAAGAGCTGGAAGACTTCTAGCTAAACAGATGAAAATAGAAGCTGACATTGTTATTGGAGTGCCAGATTCTGGAATACCAGCAGCTATTGGATATGCTGAAGAAAGCGGAATACCATATGCTATGGGACTTATCAAAAACAAATATATTGGAAGAACATTCATTAAACCAACTCAAGCTTTAAGAGAGCAGGCTGTAATGGTAAAACTTAATCCATTAAGAGTACAGCTTGAAGGAAAAAGAGTAGTAATAATTGATGACTCTCTAGTAAGAGGAACAACAAGTAAAATACTTATTGATTTAATAAGAAGAGCAGGAGCAAAGGAAGTTCACTTCAGATCAGCTTCTCCGGCAGTTAAATATTCTTGTTTCTATGGAATAGATACAGCACATAGAGATGAGCTTATAGCTGCTAGAATGACAGTTGATGAAATCAGAAAAGAGATAAATGCAGATACATTGGATTATTTATCAATGGATAATATGATAAAATCATTAGATTGTAAAGATTATTGTGTAGGATGTTTCAATGGAGTATATCCTATGTGCACACCAACAGAAGAGTAA
- the purM gene encoding phosphoribosylformylglycinamidine cyclo-ligase, with translation MAISYKEAGVDKEEGYKAVELMKKAVAKTQNSSVLNGLGSFGAMYELGKYENPVLVSGTDGVGTKLEVALTSKKYDTVGIDAVAMCVNDVLCHGAQPIFFLDYLACGKLDAEVAAELVSGVAEGCYQAGAALIGGETAEMPGFYKVGDYDIAGFCVGAVEKSKIVNGSTTSEGDILIAIPSSGVHSNGFSLVRKVITDYTKDFNGKPISETLLTPTKIYVKAVMAVLEKYNIKGMAHITGGGLPENLPRTISEGHQPVVFKEKLRVLDIFKYIQKEGEIPENEMFGTFNMGVGFVLVVDPKDKEGVIEELAKHGEEAFEIGYVQKGEKGLCLR, from the coding sequence ATGGCAATTTCTTATAAAGAAGCTGGAGTAGATAAAGAAGAGGGTTACAAAGCAGTAGAACTTATGAAAAAAGCAGTGGCTAAAACTCAAAACAGTAGTGTACTTAATGGACTTGGAAGTTTTGGAGCTATGTATGAATTAGGAAAATATGAAAATCCTGTATTAGTTTCTGGAACTGATGGAGTAGGAACAAAACTTGAAGTAGCATTAACATCAAAAAAATATGATACTGTAGGAATAGATGCTGTGGCCATGTGTGTAAATGACGTACTTTGTCATGGAGCACAACCTATATTCTTCTTAGACTATCTAGCTTGTGGAAAACTAGATGCTGAAGTAGCTGCTGAACTTGTGTCAGGAGTTGCAGAGGGATGTTATCAGGCAGGAGCTGCACTTATAGGTGGAGAAACTGCTGAAATGCCTGGATTCTATAAAGTGGGAGATTATGATATTGCTGGGTTCTGTGTAGGAGCAGTAGAAAAATCTAAAATAGTAAATGGAAGTACAACTTCTGAAGGAGATATCCTTATAGCTATCCCATCTTCTGGAGTACATAGTAATGGATTCTCTTTAGTAAGAAAAGTAATAACTGATTATACTAAAGATTTCAATGGAAAACCTATCAGTGAAACTCTTTTAACACCTACAAAAATATATGTTAAAGCTGTAATGGCTGTATTAGAAAAATATAATATAAAAGGAATGGCTCACATAACTGGTGGAGGACTTCCTGAAAATCTACCTAGAACTATAAGTGAAGGACATCAACCTGTAGTATTCAAAGAAAAATTAAGAGTTCTTGATATATTCAAATATATTCAAAAAGAGGGAGAAATTCCTGAGAATGAAATGTTTGGAACATTCAACATGGGAGTAGGATTTGTTCTAGTAGTAGACCCTAAAGATAAAGAGGGTGTAATAGAAGAATTAGCAAAACATGGAGAAGAAGCTTTTGAAATAGGATATGTTCAAAAGGGAGAGAAAGGCCTATGTTTAAGATAG